The following nucleotide sequence is from Candidatus Bathyarchaeota archaeon.
ATTTAACAAGGTCATAGTTAACTCCGCTTGAAGGAATCATAAAATTCCCCATTCCTTGAACCAGAAAGTTTACGGTTAATGGAACCATAATTAAATGATACCCAAGTATTGGAATTTTTTCACTCACTTTAAGAAGAATTGAGGATCCTTGAGGTATTCCTCCGCCAAGCACTTCATCTAAATCCTTTACGCCAGTTGAATAAAAGCCAAGCTTACTTGGAATAGGCTTAAATCGGTTAGGTTTTTCAATAGGTTTAGGGATGAATGGTAGAAAAGCCTTAAAGCCTTTTTCAAGTGTAAAAACAAGTTTATGCTCGAATATTTTAGTTCCCCTAAGCTTTAAAATTTCTAAAGTCCTAAGAAACCGTTTATCTAATTCATTTACGCTAAGCTTTAATGCACCATCAGCCACAAACTCTTCAATCCCCCAGCCCATTTCAACTTTCCCCATAGGTTTTTCCTCAACCATAATAGTTGTGCAACCCATTCCACGAATTATCCTACCTAAAACAGTTTGAATAAATATTCTAACCTCTGTAGGATCTTTAAAGGCTTGAAGTATAGCTGAAAAACTATCTATAACAAGCCTTTCAGCTTTTAAAGCTTTAACTTCATCAAGAATGCTTTCTAAAACTGTAGTCACTCCATCCCCTTTCATAACTGTAAGATCCAAAATTTTAATTTTGCCTTCAGCTTCAAGCTTTTCGAAATCAACGCCTAAATGCCTAGATAAATTTTTTATAAGTGTTTCTCGGCTTTCAGCAAAACTCGCATATAAACCCCGCTCTTCACTCTGAGCGCCTTCCAATAAAAACTGTGCTGAAAATACTGTTTTCCCAGTTCCCAGTTCACCAAATAAAATAATTAAGCTGCCTTTAGGAAAACCCCCTTCAATAACATTATCTAATTCTTCCACTCCAGTTTTAACTCTGGTAACCAAGCTAGATCCCTTTAAAATTCACCTTAATAATTGATTTATTTTTAGGTTATAAAAACTTTTTCATTAATTTAAACGTAGCTGGAGAAGATGAGGTTACTGAGGTTAGGAAGGCTAAAAGATTTCGGATTAAAAGTGGGGAAGCTTGAAGATGAATATTTTGTAAAATTTAATTCTTTCTTCCTAATTTACCAAAAATTTTGATCGCTTCATTTAAGTAGTAGCTTACTTCTGGAATAAATTTTTCAGTTATTAAAAAGAAGATAGCAACTGAAATTATGCTTAATAATGTTCCTAATGGTCCATGGGCTTGAGACCAAGGTAAAATTCCTTTATATAAAAGCCAAACTTCAATAACTATTCTAAGAACGTTAGCTAAATAAATAGTGAAGAAAACAAGTGTAACAGATTTAATCTTGTTTTTAAATGAAACTTTAGGTAAAGGAATTATTAAACCTGAGAAAACAGCTATAACTTGAGCACCTGTGCACTCTTTAACTATTTCAATCTGGTTTACAAAAGCTCTATTATTTAACACGAAAAAATTAGATTTTATTCCAATCGCGTTTAAAACTCCAGTTGAATGCTCTGCAATAGCAGCTTTAAGAAAACTATAATCAGGCAGAAAATATATAGTAAATGAAATAATGGTAAATGCTAAAACATAAAAAAGAATCTTTAAAACAGTCTTTACTGCTTGCATTTTACGTGAATCCACAATTTTTCACATAAACTTTTATAGAAAACTTCGCCTTTAAAACTTATTTTCATAATCTTTTTAATAACTTTTTAAAGGTGTAAAATAAATTTAAAATTAAAGTTTGTTTTATTAGTGAAGTCTATATGGATTAAAAGACCCGCGATATGATTTGGTTTCTTGAATTTATACAAAAAAAGAAAAAACAAAAGATTAAAAACTCTTAAAAACTTATTTAGGTACACTAATATTGGTTACTTCAGCTTTTTGATATTCAATAACCTTTTTCGGATCAATTTTTAAAAGTTTATTGGCGCTTCCCCCTCCGCCTACAATAAAATCGTTTTCAAGAACCTTTGAATCCACTATAGTTCTAACCTTTATTCCAACCGGTGGAACTCCACCAACATCGTAACCTATTATCTCTTTAACTTCTCTAGGCTTTGCAAGTCTAACTAAACCAACAAGATTTGTAAGCTTATTTAAATCTACCTTTGATTCCCCATCAACTATAACTAATAAAGGCTCCTTCTCTGAAATATAAAGTAAAGATTTTATTATTTGTTTTGGAGTTAACCCTGTTGCGTTAACTGCTTGCTCCACAGTTTTAACGTTTTTCCCAACATTTATTATTTCTCCATTTAACTTTTTAATTAATTCTTCAAGTTTGCTCTCCAGCATTTTATACGCCTCTTAAAACAAGATTATGAAGAGTTTAATTATAAAATTATTTATATTTTAAAGAGAAAAATAAACAAATTGCTTTATAACCATCTTATTTACTTAGCTTTAATTAAAGGTTGAGGAAATGGCTTTAAAAAATCTTTTATTAAAAATTAAAATTGCACAATTAATTTTCGTTTCATTAACTATAATTTTGCTTTTAACAAATGTTTTTTTAACACCTGTTAAAGCAGCCGCTTTAACAGAATGGAATGTTCCTGGAGTTGCGCCTCTTCCATTTGATTTAACTGTAGACGAATCAAATAATATCTGGTTTACTGAACATAATAATGAAAGAATAGGTAAATTTACGCTTGATGGAAGCTTTACTGAATTTAAGCTTCCTGTTGGAAGTAGGCCTTGGGGAATAGCTTGGAGTAAAGATGATGGAAAAATCTGGTTTACAGATGAATTTTCAAATGTTATAAGTCGACTTTCCAGCGATGGAAGATTAGAAATGTTTATGCTTCCGTTTGAATATAACGCTGGCCCAAGAGGAATAGCTGTTCAAAATAAAACTTTCATATGGTTTACTATGTATGCTAAAGGTTCAATAGGATTATTATATGAAGATGAAGATGGATATAAGGTTAAAGAGTGGAAGCTGGCTTCTAGAGCTGGAAAACTTCCAGGTCCAATTGCTATAATTTACTCTGAAGAATCTGGCGCTTGGTATTTAGATTATGAAAGAGACGTGATAGGCAACATTCCTTCGCCTTCAAGCAATTTAACTTTAGAGTGGTGGCTTCAATTAAATAGCCGCCCATGGGATTTATCAATAGATTCTTTTAGTCGAATATGGTTTACTGAATCTGGAAGAAACAGAATAGCTGTCTTAAATTATCCATTAAATGAAATTGTAGAGTTTGAGGTGCCTACTGTAGGAAGTGAACCATATGGAATAACTGTAGATGCTTCAAATAAAATTTGGTTTACTGAACGTTCAGCTAATAAAATCGGTTTATTTACGCCTGGAGTAAACTCTTTTATAGAATTTGAACGAGCAGGCGATGGAAATCCCATGTTCATCATCGCTAGTAAAGATGGGTTAGAGCCTATTTGGTATACGGTAGCTTGGAATAAAATTGGTAAAATTGAAAGAAAATCTGGTTTAACAACAAGTTTTGTAACATCAATTTCAACAGTTTCTCCATCATCCATAACTACCATAGCCTCTACAATAATGAATACTTCAAGCTTATCATTTTCATCTAGCGATAGAACTGTTGATCGAACTGAAACATATACAACTTCAACTTCATATATTAAAACTGAAACATCAAGCATTTTATTTACTTCAACAACATTAACTTTAACTTCAACATTGATTCAAGCAGCCTCAACTTTAACAACTGAAACTTTAACTTTATACGATACAAAAACAATTTACATAGATACAACTACAGAAGTCTTAACTAAAACACTTACTACAACTTTAGAGACTACTGAAGCTCCAGCTATCCCAGGGTATGCAAATAAAGAGATATTAATCGGCATTTTAATAGGAGTTTTAACAATTTTAGCTTTAAAACCTAAATTTAAAACTCATCTTCAAAAACTTTAATGGAGCAGAAATTATGCATGGTAAAAGTTTTCATTTAATTTTCATGTTTTTAGGATTAAATTTGTTTTTTGGCAGTTTTATAATTTTAAACGAGATACGCTTCGAGTTTTACCGGTTTTATACACCTATGCTTATGAACCCTGTTTTAGCTTCTTCAAAAATAGATTTCGCTGCTTGGTTAATTTTTTCAATAATAATTTTAATAGTTTTTTTATTTACTTTAAATAAGCTTAATAAAGCTTTAATTAAAAACGCTTATTTAACATTAATTTTTTTATTAACAGCTTCGCTATTTATCTTTTTGTTTAAATTAAACTTAGTCTTCTTAATTTTAGTTTTCTGGTTAACTTTTTTTTCATTAATCTATTTAATTAATTTAAAGTTTAAAGCATCTAAGCTTAAGCTTTTATCTTTAATTGCTTCCCCACCGCTTTTTTTAATCGCGTTAATAGCGTTTCTTTCAAGCTTATTTTTTCTCTTTTATTATTTAAAAAGCTTTTATATTTTGCCAATTGAGTTTGAAAGAAAAATAATAAATTTAAACATTCAAATTTTTTATGTTTTATACGCTTTAACTGAATTTTTAATTTTAACTTTAACATTTATATGGTTTTGGTGTCCATTAACAAGCTTAATTAAATTAAATATCGAATTTAATTTAATTAAACGGTTTACCCATGCACCTTTGATAGCTTCATTAATTTTAAGCTCTGTTTTAGTTGGTTTACCTTACTTAACTAGAGTTGGATTTATAGGGGTTGATGCGCAATGGTATTTTAAAGCTTTAAATCAAATAAAAAACTTTAAAAGTCTTTCTTTAATGTTTACACATGAGCCTAGAAGCTTTTATTTATCAATCTTATGGTTTATATCTATTTTAACCGCTTCAAAAGAAACAGCTGTTAAATTTGGACCAATATTTTTATCAATTATTCATATAATCGCTGTTTTCGCATTTATTTACGCGGTTACAAAAGATAATTTTTTAAGCGGTTTATCAAGCTTTTTAGCAGCCTTCTCTTTTCAAGCAACAGTTGGAATGTATGCAGGTATATATGCGAATTGGTTTTCTTTATCAACAGCAGTTTTAAGCTTAGCTTTCTTGATTAAAGCTTTTAAAGAAAAATTTAAGTTTATAATTCCATCAATTGTTTTCTCAATTATTTCAATGCTTTCTCATCCTTGGACTGGCATAATAATCTTTTCAATATTAATTGTTTACGGTTTAATTAATTTAGGTTATTCAGCTATAAAAAAGTTTAAGGAAAGGTTAAAGGAAGTTTTATGCGTTTTAAGCTTAATTGCTGTAAACATAGCTTTAATTGCAATTGCTTTTATAAAATCTTCAGGGTTAAGTATAAGCCTTCAAGCAGGAAGCCAAATTTTACAGTCAATAAAGCTTTCAAACGCTTTTACATTTCTTGAAAACTTTAGGTTTTCATTAAAATTTTATGTAGGAGGCTTTTTTATAGCTCCTATAATTTACCTTATTGGTTTAACAGCTGCACCTATCATATTTAAAGAGAAGATTTTGCTTAAGCTTTTTGCATCTTGGTTTATTGTAACGTTTTTTCTTCTTGTTTTTTCAGATTTATGGCTTAAATGGCGAATTTTATATTTAATGCCTTTTCAAATTTTAAGTTGTTTAGGCTATATTTACCTTATGAAAATATTTAATAAAGCTTTATTGCTTAAAATAACTTTAACAACCGCTTTATTCCTTCAGTT
It contains:
- a CDS encoding exosortase/archaeosortase family protein codes for the protein MQAVKTVLKILFYVLAFTIISFTIYFLPDYSFLKAAIAEHSTGVLNAIGIKSNFFVLNNRAFVNQIEIVKECTGAQVIAVFSGLIIPLPKVSFKNKIKSVTLVFFTIYLANVLRIVIEVWLLYKGILPWSQAHGPLGTLLSIISVAIFFLITEKFIPEVSYYLNEAIKIFGKLGRKN
- a CDS encoding AAA family ATPase, which codes for MVTRVKTGVEELDNVIEGGFPKGSLIILFGELGTGKTVFSAQFLLEGAQSEERGLYASFAESRETLIKNLSRHLGVDFEKLEAEGKIKILDLTVMKGDGVTTVLESILDEVKALKAERLVIDSFSAILQAFKDPTEVRIFIQTVLGRIIRGMGCTTIMVEEKPMGKVEMGWGIEEFVADGALKLSVNELDKRFLRTLEILKLRGTKIFEHKLVFTLEKGFKAFLPFIPKPIEKPNRFKPIPSKLGFYSTGVKDLDEVLGGGIPQGSSILLKVSEKIPILGYHLIMVPLTVNFLVQGMGNFMIPSSGVNYDLVKSRVLNYGLSIKEFEELAVIIEPKIVDIGLKAPNLLFIEGEDLKKDLTKTIEIVKEVEKRVGKPSMGIIGADTLVTLYGERGCEKILNIVTTLIRESKSMLLILAKGISKELISRISHITDIYLCLIREHGCLLFYGVKPRTGFYAVEMDMSKDYPLPKLTPIV